A window of the Cicer arietinum cultivar CDC Frontier isolate Library 1 chromosome 6, Cicar.CDCFrontier_v2.0, whole genome shotgun sequence genome harbors these coding sequences:
- the LOC101500139 gene encoding transketolase, chloroplastic codes for MSSSTSSLSLTNPHLTRLTSTTRLSSLPSTISLRSPTTPSTHLSLSHTHLRRTSVKSSAVVTQTSENSTADLSLVEKSVNTIRFLAIDSVEKANSGHPGLPMGCAPMGHVIYDEVLRYNPKNPKWFNRDRFVLSAGHGCMLQYALLHLAGYDSVKEEDLKAFRQWESKTPGHPENFETPGVEVTTGPLGQGIANAVGLALAEKHLAARFNKPDNEIIDHYTYCILGDGCQMEGIANEACSLAGHWGLGKLIAFYDDNHISIDGDTEIAFTESVEKRFEGLGWHVIWVKNGNTGYDEIRAAIREAKSVKDRPTLIKVTTTIGYGSPNKSNSYSVHGSALGAKEVDATRNNLGWSHEPFHVPADVKKHWSRHIPEGAALESEWNAKFAEYEKKYKEEAAVLKSIISGDLPSGWEKALPTYTPETPADATRILSQQNLNALAKVLPGLLGGSADLASSNMTLLKTFGDFQSDSPGERNVRFGVREHGMGAICNGIALHSPGLIPYCATFFVFTDYMRGAIRLSALSEAGVIYVMTHDSIGLGEDGPTHQPIEHLASFRAMPNILMLRPADGNETAGAYKVAVLNRKRPSILALSRQKLPNLAGTSIEGVEKGGYIVSDNSTGNKPDVILIGTGSELEIAYKAAEDLRKEGKAVRVVSFVSWELFDEQSEAYKESVLPAAVSARVSIEAGSTFGWHKIVGSKGKAIGIDRFGASAPAGRIYKEFGITKEAVIAAAKELI; via the exons ATGTCTTCTTCCACTTCCTCACTCTCTCTCACCAACCCCCATCTCACGCGCCTCACTTCCACCACGCGCCTCTCCTCTCTCCCTTCCACTATCTCCCTCCGCTCACCAACAACCCCTTCCACTCATCTCTCCCTCTCCCACACCCACCTCCGCCGCACCTCCGTCAAATCATCCGCCGTCGTAACACAAACGTCCGAAAATTCCACTGCAGACTTGTCACTCGTTGAGAAATCAGTTAACACGATCCGATTCTTGGCGATTGATTCGGTTGAGAAAGCTAATTCGGGTCACCCGGGTTTACCCATGGGTTGTGCTCCGATGGGTCATGTGATTTATGATGAGGTTTTGAGGTATAAccccaaaaaccctaaatggtttAACCGTGATCGGTTTGTTTTGTCTGCTGGTCATGGTTGTATGCTTCAGTATGCTTTGCTTCACCTTGCTGGATACGATAGTGTCAAG GAAGAAGATTTGAAGGCATTCCGTCAATGGGAGAGCAAAACCCCCGGACACCCTGAGAATTTTGAGACTCCTGGAGTTGAAGTCACAACAG GTCCTCTTGGTCAGGGAATTGCCAATGCTGTTGGTTTGGCCCTTGCAGAGAAGCACTTAGCTGCCAGATTTAACAAACCCGATAATGAGATTATTGATCATTACAC GTATTGTATACTCGGTGATGGTTGTCAAATGGAGGGAATTGCAAATGAAGCTTGCTCACTTGCTGGCCACTGGGGATTAGGGAAGCTAATAGCGTTTTATGATGACAATCATATTTCTATTGATGGTGACACGGAAATTGCATTCACCGAGAGTGTTGAAAAGCGTTTTGAGGGACTTGGGTGGCATGTTATTTGGGTAAAGAATGGAAACACTGGCTATGATGAGATTCGTGCTGCTATTAGGGAAGCAAAATCTGTCAAAGACAGACCTACATTGATCAAG GTCACAACAACAATTGGTTATGGTTCTCCCAATAAATCTAACTCCTACAGTGTGCACGGTAGTGCACTTGGTGCCAAAGAAGTGGACGCTACCAGAAACAACCTTGGATGGTCACACGAGCCTTTCCACGTGCCTGCAGATGTTAAAAA GCACTGGAGTCGCCACATCCCCGAGGGTGCTGCACTTGAATCCGAGTGGAATGCAAAGTTTGCCGAATACGAAAAGAAGTACAAGGAGGAAGCTGCAGTTTTGAAATCTATTATCAGTGGTGATTTACCTTCTGGTTGGGAGAAAGCACTTCCG ACATACACTCCAGAGACCCCAGCCGATGCAACCAGAATTCTTTCACAGCAAAACCTTAACGCCCTTGCAAAAGTTCTTCCCGGTCTGCTTGGTGGCAGTGCAGATCTTGCTTCTTCCAACATGACCTTGCTGAAAACATTTGGGGACTTCCAAAGCGATTCTCCAGGGGAGCGTAATGTAAGGTTTGGTGTTCGAGAACATGGAATGGGAGCAATTTGCAACGGCATTGCTCTTCACAGCCCCGGATTGATTCCATACTGTGCAACCTTCTTTGTTTTCACCGACTACATGCGTGGTGCCATAAGGCTTTCTGCCCTATCCGAAGCTGGTGTTATATATGTAATGACTCATGATTCAATAGGACTTGGAGAGGATGGTCCAACCCACCAGCCGATTGAGCACCTTGCAAGCTTCCGGGCAATGCCGAATATCTTGATGCTTCGTCCAGCTGACGGTAATGAAACGGCTGGAGCATACAAAGTCGCCGTGCTCAACAGAAAGAGACCCTCTATCCTCGCCCTTTCTCGACAAAAATTGCCTAACCTTGCTGGAACTTCTATCGAAGGAGTTGAAAAAGGTGGATACATCGTCTCTGACAACTCAACAGGAAACAAACCTGATGTCATTTTGATCGGAACTGGTTCCGAATTGGAAATTGCTTACAAAGCTGCCGAGGATCTAAGAAAGGAAGGGAAGGCTGTTAGAGTTGTTTCCTTTGTTTCTTGGGAGCTTTTCGATGAGCAATCAGAAGCATACAAGGAGAGTGTTCTCCCTGCTGCGGTTTCGGCCAGAGTTAGCATCGAGGCCGGATCAACATTCGGGTGGCATAAAATTGTCGGAAGTAAAGGAAAAGCGATAGGTATTGATCGTTTCGGTGCTAGTGCTCCTGCCGGAAGAATATACAAAGAGTTCGGTATCACTAAAGAAGCTGTTATTGCTGCAGCAAAAGagcttatttaa
- the LOC140920738 gene encoding uncharacterized protein: MATTNEEHSLSHVWFLDTGCSNHMTSHKEWLIDIDTSRRSKIMFADDRTLEAEGVDNMVIKRRNGKTVMIENVLYVPGMKSNLLSIWQLIQKKFQVVMKNDALEMYDGQKKMIFKAPLSKNITFVINIQAADIQCLKTTSSIYENWL, encoded by the coding sequence ATGGCTACcacaaacgaagaacattctttaTCCCATGTATGGTTCCTCGATACTGGTTGTTCCAATCACATGACAAGTCATAAAGAATGGCTGATAGATATTGATACATCAAGAAGGAGCAAGATCATGTTTGCTGATGATAGAACCTTGGAAGCGGAGGGAGTTGACAACATGGTGATTAAGAGAAGAAATGGGAAGACAGTAATGATTGAAAATGTACTGTATGTGCCAGGAATGAAGAGCAATTTGTTGAGCATTTGGCAACTGATTCAAAAAAAGTTTCAGGTGGTCATGAAGAACGATGCCTTAGAAATGTATGATGGGCAGAAGAAGATGATATTCAAGGCTCCACTTTCAAAGAACATAACctttgtcatcaacatacaagctGCTGATATTCAATGTTTGAAGACAACAAGTTCAATTTATGAAAACTGGTTGTGA